In one window of Janthinobacterium sp. 1_2014MBL_MicDiv DNA:
- a CDS encoding chromate transporter codes for MSSPSPAPSDLPRPQPASLADLFFSFTWLALQGFGGVLAVIQREMVERKRWLTQEEFLEDWAVAQIMPGPNVINLSLMVGGRYFGLKGALTAMAGMLAVPLVIVLVLGVLYTRLGANPQVAGALRGMAAVSAGMIAATGVKLAAALGKHPLPLWLTLPLAGLGVLMVAVLRWPLLYILLGLGGIGCCLTYRKLSP; via the coding sequence ATGTCCTCGCCCTCCCCCGCCCCGTCCGACCTCCCCCGCCCGCAGCCCGCCTCGCTTGCCGACCTGTTTTTCTCGTTCACCTGGCTGGCCCTGCAGGGTTTCGGCGGCGTGCTGGCCGTGATCCAGCGCGAGATGGTGGAACGCAAGCGCTGGCTGACGCAGGAGGAATTCCTCGAGGACTGGGCCGTGGCGCAAATCATGCCCGGCCCGAACGTGATCAACCTGTCATTGATGGTGGGTGGGCGCTATTTCGGCTTGAAAGGCGCGCTCACGGCCATGGCCGGCATGCTGGCCGTGCCGCTCGTCATCGTGCTCGTGCTCGGCGTGCTGTACACGCGCCTCGGCGCCAACCCGCAGGTGGCGGGCGCCTTGCGCGGCATGGCCGCCGTCTCGGCCGGCATGATCGCCGCCACGGGCGTGAAACTGGCTGCCGCGCTGGGCAAGCACCCGCTGCCCCTGTGGCTGACCTTGCCCCTCGCCGGGCTGGGCGTGCTGATGGTGGCCGTGCTGCGCTGGCCCCTGCTGTACATCCTGCTGGGGCTCGGTGGCATCGGCTGCTGTTTGACCTACCGCAAGCTGTCGCCATGA
- a CDS encoding chromate transporter: protein MNPPVQLVLSTADWLNLFGHYLMLSMMSIGGAISTTAEMHRFLVEQHGWLTQVQFNESIAIAQAAPGPNVLFVALMGWNVGMNAGSYAAAYFGVFVTMVGIMLPSTTLTYVAARWAYRNRDLRPVRAFKQGMAPIVVALLISTGMILGGANHTLATDWPLWSLSIVAGILIWRTKMHLLWLLAAGAVLGWFQLV from the coding sequence ATGAACCCGCCCGTGCAACTGGTGTTGAGCACGGCGGACTGGCTGAACCTGTTCGGCCACTATCTGATGCTGTCCATGATGTCGATCGGCGGCGCCATTTCCACCACGGCGGAAATGCACCGCTTCCTCGTCGAACAGCACGGCTGGCTGACGCAGGTCCAGTTCAATGAGTCGATCGCCATCGCCCAGGCCGCACCGGGCCCCAACGTACTGTTCGTCGCCCTGATGGGCTGGAACGTGGGCATGAACGCGGGCAGCTACGCGGCCGCCTATTTCGGCGTATTCGTGACCATGGTCGGCATCATGTTGCCCAGCACCACCCTCACCTACGTGGCGGCCCGCTGGGCCTACCGCAACCGCGACCTGCGCCCCGTGCGCGCCTTCAAGCAAGGCATGGCGCCCATCGTCGTCGCCCTGCTCATTTCCACCGGCATGATACTGGGCGGCGCCAACCATACCCTGGCCACCGACTGGCCCCTGTGGAGCCTGTCCATCGTCGCGGGCATCCTCATCTGGCGCACGAAGATGCATTTGCTGTGGCTGCTGGCGGCCGGCGCCGTGCTGGGCTGGTTCCAGCTCGTCTGA
- a CDS encoding phosphohydrolase: MITTDYVSTFSGNRFYPLRPHIDKVAIEDIAHGLAYQCRFNGQTQVFYSVAQHSLIVASLVPPPLRLAALLHDAAEAYLGDMVKPLKVLLPEFAALEDKVSAIIAATYGLDFSDYAPIKRADLIALATEKRDLMPHSAERWAYLDGIAPLPGIIEAMGPAEAKQRFLHAFAALTASGQAA; this comes from the coding sequence ATGATTACCACCGACTACGTTTCCACCTTTTCCGGCAACCGTTTTTATCCCTTGCGCCCGCATATCGACAAGGTTGCCATCGAGGATATCGCCCACGGCCTCGCCTACCAGTGCCGCTTCAATGGCCAGACGCAAGTGTTTTATTCCGTGGCCCAGCACAGCCTGATCGTTGCCAGCCTCGTGCCGCCACCGCTGCGCCTGGCCGCCCTGCTGCACGACGCGGCCGAAGCCTACCTGGGCGACATGGTCAAGCCGCTGAAGGTGCTGCTGCCGGAATTTGCCGCGCTGGAAGACAAGGTCAGCGCCATCATCGCCGCCACCTACGGCCTGGATTTCTCCGATTACGCGCCCATCAAGCGGGCCGACCTGATCGCGCTGGCCACGGAAAAGCGCGACCTGATGCCCCACTCGGCCGAACGCTGGGCCTACCTTGACGGCATCGCCCCCTTGCCCGGTATAATCGAAGCCATGGGACCGGCCGAAGCCAAGCAACGCTTCCTGCATGCGTTTGCCGCGCTGACAGCGTCTGGCCAGGCCGCGTGA
- the urtE gene encoding urea ABC transporter ATP-binding subunit UrtE: MLEVEQLNQYYGSSHTLRGVNLTARQGQCLALLGRNGVGKTTLLKCLMGVLPVAQGKVIFNGRDITRLAPHARARLGIAYVPQGRDIFARLTVEENLLMGMAARKGRQASRIDPHVYELFPVLKEMLQRRGGDLSGGQQQQLAIARALLAEPQLIIFDEPTEGIQPSVIKDIGRVIALLKQRGDMAIVLCEQYFDFARELADEFIVLSRGSVVASGTAAQMAGDEVKRHLAV, from the coding sequence ATGCTGGAAGTCGAACAACTGAACCAATATTATGGCTCCTCGCACACTTTGCGCGGTGTCAATCTCACGGCGCGCCAGGGCCAATGCCTGGCCTTGCTGGGCAGGAATGGCGTGGGCAAGACGACGCTCCTGAAATGCCTGATGGGCGTGTTGCCCGTGGCGCAGGGCAAGGTGATATTCAATGGCCGCGACATCACGCGGCTGGCGCCGCATGCGCGCGCCAGGCTGGGCATCGCCTACGTGCCGCAGGGGCGCGACATCTTTGCGCGACTGACGGTCGAGGAAAACCTGCTGATGGGCATGGCGGCCAGGAAGGGCAGGCAGGCTTCGCGCATCGATCCGCACGTGTATGAACTGTTTCCGGTATTAAAAGAGATGCTGCAGCGGCGCGGCGGCGACCTGTCCGGCGGGCAACAGCAGCAACTGGCCATCGCGCGCGCCTTGCTGGCCGAGCCGCAATTGATCATCTTCGACGAGCCGACGGAAGGCATTCAGCCCTCCGTCATCAAGGATATCGGCCGCGTGATCGCGCTGCTGAAACAGCGTGGCGACATGGCCATCGTGCTGTGCGAACAGTATTTCGATTTCGCCCGTGAACTGGCTGACGAGTTTATCGTACTCTCGCGCGGCAGTGTCGTCGCCAGCGGCACGGCGGCGCAGATGGCGGGCGACGAGGTGAAGCGGCACCTGGCCGTGTGA
- a CDS encoding response regulator, translated as MDMDSDSKTAGEPDWLVDEPLHSDTAPEAASAPPWRVLIVDDDVDVHVVTKFALSQASFQGRRLSFLHAYSGAEALTVLRGTPDIAVVLLDVIMETQDAGLQVARQIREELHNSAVRIILRTGQPGQALEHRIIIDYDINDFWCKTDLTTRKLFTTVIASLRTYATLREAQQQVSDLAAALARRGDQAALPSGGKP; from the coding sequence ATGGATATGGATAGCGACAGCAAGACGGCAGGCGAACCGGACTGGTTGGTGGACGAGCCGCTGCACAGCGACACCGCGCCCGAAGCGGCCAGCGCCCCGCCCTGGCGCGTGCTGATCGTCGACGACGATGTCGACGTGCACGTGGTGACCAAGTTCGCCCTGAGCCAGGCCAGCTTCCAGGGGCGCAGGCTGAGTTTTCTGCACGCGTATTCGGGCGCCGAGGCGCTCACCGTGCTGCGCGGCACGCCCGACATCGCCGTCGTGCTGCTCGACGTCATCATGGAAACCCAGGATGCCGGCCTGCAAGTGGCGCGCCAGATCCGCGAGGAGTTGCACAACAGCGCCGTGCGCATCATCCTGCGCACGGGCCAGCCCGGCCAGGCACTCGAACACCGCATCATCATCGACTACGACATCAACGATTTCTGGTGCAAGACCGACTTAACGACGCGCAAGCTGTTTACCACCGTGATCGCTTCGCTGCGCACCTACGCCACGCTGCGCGAAGCGCAGCAGCAGGTGAGCGACCTGGCCGCGGCCCTGGCCCGGCGCGGCGACCAGGCCGCCTTGCCATCCGGCGGCAAGCCGTAG
- the urtD gene encoding urea ABC transporter ATP-binding protein UrtD, protein MSIRMLPGMASAEAGPTYSRVKGEGVDTTHGAILYLEDITVSFDGFKAINKLSLDISVGELRCIIGPNGAGKTTMMDVITGKTRPTSGTAWFGQTMNLAAMTEVEIAHAGIGRKFQRPTVFEQHTVFDNLELAMKMDKRVAPTLFARITSEQEGKIASILRLIRLNGHEARLAGLLSHGQKQWLEIGMLLMQEPQLILLDEPVAGMSDAETARTAELLNELRGKHSIMVVEHDMGFVTDIAQQGIVTVLHEGSVLAQGRMEQVQADERVIEVYLGR, encoded by the coding sequence ATGAGCATCCGCATGTTGCCCGGCATGGCCAGCGCTGAAGCTGGCCCGACCTACTCGCGCGTGAAAGGCGAGGGCGTCGACACGACGCATGGCGCCATTCTTTACCTGGAAGACATCACCGTTTCATTCGACGGCTTCAAGGCCATCAACAAGCTCAGTCTCGATATTTCCGTGGGCGAGTTGCGCTGCATTATCGGCCCGAACGGGGCGGGCAAGACGACGATGATGGATGTGATCACCGGCAAGACGCGGCCCACGTCCGGCACGGCCTGGTTCGGCCAGACCATGAACCTGGCCGCCATGACGGAGGTGGAGATCGCCCACGCGGGCATCGGCCGCAAGTTCCAGCGTCCCACCGTGTTCGAGCAGCACACGGTGTTCGACAACCTGGAGCTGGCCATGAAGATGGACAAGCGCGTGGCACCCACCTTGTTTGCCCGGATCACGTCCGAGCAGGAAGGCAAGATCGCATCCATATTGCGCTTGATCCGCCTCAATGGCCACGAGGCGCGGCTGGCCGGCTTGCTGTCGCATGGGCAAAAGCAGTGGCTGGAAATCGGCATGCTGCTGATGCAGGAGCCGCAGCTGATCCTGCTGGACGAGCCCGTGGCCGGCATGTCGGATGCGGAAACGGCGCGCACGGCCGAGCTGCTCAATGAATTGCGCGGCAAACATTCCATCATGGTGGTCGAGCATGACATGGGTTTCGTCACGGACATCGCGCAGCAGGGCATCGTCACCGTGCTGCACGAAGGGTCCGTGCTGGCGCAGGGCCGCATGGAGCAGGTGCAAGCCGACGAGCGCGTCATCGAAGTCTACTTGGGAAGGTAA